In one window of Skermanella rosea DNA:
- a CDS encoding 2-hydroxyacid dehydrogenase — protein sequence MKPEILLVNPMLPAIEASLDAAYTVHRSARIEDLGEIGARIRAVVTGGGTGVSRPLFDALPNLEIIAINGVGTDAVDLEHARNRGIRVTNTPDVLTDDVADLAIGLMLDASRRIAAGDRFVRAGAWPRGKFPLARKLTGKRLGIFGLGRIGRAVAERAAGFRMEIAYTSRRPSPEAAPSWRFEPSLEVLARDSDVLVIAAAGGDATRNLVGRAVLDALGPDGILVNVARGSVVDEPELVEALLEGRLGGAGLDVFADEPNVPTALFPLQNVVLAPHQGSATVETRTAMGDLVLENLSAHFGGREPPMAVV from the coding sequence ATGAAACCCGAAATCCTCCTGGTCAACCCGATGTTGCCGGCCATCGAGGCGTCGCTGGACGCGGCCTACACGGTCCACCGGTCCGCCCGGATCGAGGATCTTGGCGAAATCGGCGCGCGCATCCGGGCCGTGGTGACAGGCGGCGGCACCGGCGTCTCCCGTCCGCTGTTCGACGCCCTTCCGAACCTGGAGATCATCGCGATCAACGGCGTCGGGACCGATGCGGTGGACCTGGAGCACGCCCGCAACCGGGGCATCCGGGTCACCAACACCCCGGACGTGCTGACCGACGACGTGGCCGACCTGGCGATCGGGCTGATGCTGGACGCCTCGCGCCGGATCGCGGCCGGCGACCGCTTCGTCCGGGCCGGCGCCTGGCCCCGGGGAAAGTTCCCGCTGGCCCGCAAGCTGACCGGCAAGCGGCTCGGGATCTTCGGCCTCGGCCGGATCGGGCGCGCCGTCGCCGAGCGGGCCGCCGGCTTCCGCATGGAGATCGCCTATACCAGCCGGCGGCCGTCCCCGGAGGCGGCGCCCTCCTGGCGGTTCGAACCCTCGCTCGAGGTCCTGGCCCGGGACAGCGATGTGCTGGTGATCGCCGCGGCCGGTGGGGATGCGACCCGGAACCTGGTCGGCCGCGCCGTCCTCGATGCCCTCGGCCCCGACGGGATCCTGGTCAACGTCGCCCGCGGCAGCGTCGTGGACGAGCCTGAACTGGTGGAGGCCCTGTTGGAAGGCCGTCTGGGCGGTGCCGGCCTCGACGTCTTCGCCGACGAGCCGAACGTTCCCACGGCCCTCTTCCCCCTCCAGAACGTCGTCCTCGCCCCCCATCAGGGTAGCGCCACGGTGGAGACCCGCACGGCGATGGGCGACCTGGTGCTGGAGAACCTGTCGGCGCACTTCGGCGGGCGGGAGCCGCCGATGGCGGTGGTATAG
- a CDS encoding ABC transporter substrate-binding protein encodes MSTMKKLMAAAAVATALMAPGYANAQGTLRIGMTLADIPLTTGQTDQGGEGQRFMGYTVYDALVNWDLTSADKPSELVPGLATEWAVDATDKTKWTFKLREGVKFHDGSDFTAQAVVWNLDKLLDDKSPQYDPKQAAQGRSRIPAVASYKAIDDHILEITTKEPDAFLPYQLAWILISSPAHWEAVGKDWVKFGEKPSGTGPWQLVSWTPRERAEMLPFKDYWDKTRVPKLDKLILVPIPEAATRTSALRSGQVDWIEAPAPDAIPSLKSAGFQITSNGYPHNWTWHLSRVEGSPWNDIRIRKAANLAVDREGLGELLGGMMVPAKGHVLPGSQWFGKPEFDITYDPEKAKELLAEAGYGPDKPVTVKALISASGSGQMQPLPMNEYIQQTLGEVGINVEFEVVEWNTMVNLWRAGAKSDQVKGAHSINFSYFIQDPFTGFIRHLDSRLTAPNGTNWGWYNDPEMDTLFLKAKTAFDPAEQARALQQVHEKFVDDALFLYVTHDVAPRAMSPKVKGFVQAQNWYQNFSSITVE; translated from the coding sequence ATGAGCACGATGAAGAAACTGATGGCCGCGGCGGCGGTCGCGACGGCACTGATGGCGCCGGGATACGCCAACGCCCAGGGAACGCTGCGGATCGGCATGACGCTGGCGGACATCCCGCTGACGACCGGCCAGACGGACCAGGGCGGCGAGGGGCAGCGTTTCATGGGCTACACCGTCTATGACGCGCTGGTGAACTGGGATCTGACCTCGGCCGACAAGCCGTCCGAGCTCGTCCCGGGCCTCGCGACCGAATGGGCCGTGGACGCCACCGATAAGACCAAATGGACCTTCAAGCTGCGCGAGGGCGTCAAGTTCCACGACGGCTCCGACTTCACGGCGCAAGCCGTGGTCTGGAACCTGGACAAGCTGCTCGACGACAAGTCGCCGCAATACGATCCCAAGCAGGCCGCCCAGGGCCGCAGCCGGATCCCGGCGGTGGCATCCTACAAGGCGATCGACGACCATATCCTCGAGATCACGACCAAGGAGCCGGACGCCTTCCTGCCCTACCAGCTCGCCTGGATCCTGATCTCCAGCCCGGCCCACTGGGAAGCGGTCGGCAAGGACTGGGTCAAGTTCGGCGAGAAGCCGTCCGGCACCGGCCCCTGGCAGCTCGTCTCCTGGACGCCGCGCGAGCGCGCCGAGATGCTGCCGTTCAAGGACTACTGGGACAAGACCCGCGTTCCCAAGCTGGACAAGCTGATCCTGGTCCCGATCCCCGAGGCCGCGACCCGCACGTCGGCGCTCCGCTCCGGCCAGGTGGACTGGATCGAGGCCCCAGCCCCCGACGCGATCCCCAGCCTGAAATCGGCGGGGTTCCAGATCACCTCCAACGGCTATCCCCATAACTGGACTTGGCATCTCAGCCGGGTCGAAGGCTCGCCCTGGAACGATATCCGCATCCGCAAGGCGGCCAACCTGGCCGTGGACCGCGAGGGGCTCGGCGAGTTGCTGGGCGGCATGATGGTTCCGGCCAAGGGCCACGTGCTGCCCGGCAGCCAGTGGTTCGGCAAGCCCGAGTTCGACATCACCTACGATCCGGAGAAGGCCAAGGAACTGCTGGCCGAGGCCGGTTACGGCCCGGACAAGCCGGTCACAGTCAAGGCGCTGATCTCCGCCAGCGGGTCGGGCCAGATGCAGCCGCTCCCCATGAACGAGTATATCCAGCAGACGCTGGGCGAGGTCGGCATCAATGTCGAGTTCGAGGTGGTGGAGTGGAACACCATGGTGAACCTGTGGCGGGCCGGCGCCAAGTCCGACCAGGTCAAGGGCGCCCACTCCATCAATTTCAGCTACTTCATCCAGGATCCGTTCACCGGCTTCATCCGGCATCTCGACAGCCGGCTGACGGCGCCGAACGGGACCAACTGGGGCTGGTACAACGATCCGGAGATGGACACCCTGTTCCTGAAGGCCAAGACCGCCTTCGATCCGGCGGAACAGGCCAGGGCGCTGCAACAGGTTCACGAGAAGTTCGTCGACGACGCCCTCTTCCTGTACGTCACCCACGACGTCGCGCCGCGCGCCATGTCGCCCAAGGTGAAGGGCTTCGTCCAGGCGCAGAACTGGTACCAGAACTTCTCCTCCATCACCGTCGAGTAA
- a CDS encoding aspartate/glutamate racemase family protein, with protein sequence MRVLVINPNTTVAVTESIVAEARRVASQDIEITGVSARFGSPFIQTPEESATAAEAVLELVARLAPGFDAVVIAAFSDPGLDAARAVSPVPVVGIAESAMLTALLCGGRFAIVTLGSALKPVLEQAARRLGCADRLSAIHALDPPAGAEDGARRAATVQHDHGTTLAGLCRRAAATEGVRSIVLGGGPLAGLAHRIRDQVPVPLLDGTACAISHAATLVRLGVRYWPEPEPTPEEARAS encoded by the coding sequence ATGAGAGTCCTCGTCATAAATCCGAACACGACCGTCGCCGTCACCGAAAGCATCGTGGCGGAGGCGCGGCGGGTCGCGAGCCAGGATATCGAGATCACCGGCGTGTCCGCCCGCTTCGGTTCCCCATTCATCCAGACGCCGGAAGAGTCGGCGACGGCTGCCGAAGCGGTCTTGGAACTGGTCGCCCGGCTGGCCCCGGGATTCGATGCCGTCGTGATCGCGGCCTTCTCCGACCCGGGGCTGGACGCGGCGCGCGCCGTCTCCCCGGTCCCGGTGGTCGGCATCGCGGAAAGCGCCATGCTGACCGCCCTGCTGTGCGGCGGCCGGTTCGCGATCGTCACCCTGGGGTCGGCCCTGAAGCCGGTCCTTGAACAGGCGGCCCGCCGGCTCGGCTGCGCCGATCGCCTGTCCGCGATCCATGCGCTCGACCCGCCCGCCGGCGCGGAGGACGGCGCCAGGAGGGCCGCCACCGTGCAGCATGATCATGGCACGACGCTGGCCGGGCTGTGCCGCAGGGCCGCCGCGACCGAGGGCGTCCGGTCGATCGTCCTCGGCGGAGGCCCCCTTGCGGGCTTGGCCCATCGCATCCGCGACCAGGTTCCCGTCCCGCTGCTGGACGGCACCGCCTGCGCCATCAGCCATGCGGCGACGCTGGTGAGGCTCGGCGTCCGCTATTGGCCGGAGCCCGAACCGACACCGGAGGAGGCTCGGGCATCCTGA
- a CDS encoding ABC transporter ATP-binding protein, producing the protein MTAALRQDAALAAAPAVAPLVSVEGLTVRFRGGDGDISAVNGVDFTLERGKVLTILGESGSGKSVTLKAMMRLHPQRRTRYGGSIRIGGRDILSLSERELVQVRGSVVSMIFQEPMLAFDPVYTIGRQIAETVVRHEGVSYRDAEKRALELLELVQIPSAARRLRAYPHEMSGGMRQRAMIALALSCRPDLLLADEPTTALDATVQMQVLVLLRQLQREMGMAVIFVTHDMGVAAEIADDVAVMYAGRFIEAGPVGDVIGRRLHPYTEGLLASTVHGASRGERLQTIPGAPPNLARLPSGCSFAPRCRYVDGRCRETDIPLFRPAPDHTARCLRIDRERS; encoded by the coding sequence ATGACCGCAGCCCTCCGCCAGGACGCCGCCCTCGCGGCGGCTCCCGCCGTAGCGCCCCTCGTGTCGGTGGAAGGCCTGACCGTCCGCTTCAGGGGCGGCGACGGCGATATCAGCGCCGTCAACGGCGTGGACTTCACCCTGGAGCGCGGCAAGGTGCTGACCATCCTGGGCGAATCCGGCTCCGGCAAGAGCGTCACGCTCAAGGCGATGATGCGCCTTCATCCGCAGAGGCGCACCCGGTACGGCGGCAGTATCCGGATCGGCGGGCGCGACATCCTGTCCCTTTCCGAGCGTGAACTGGTTCAGGTCCGCGGCTCCGTGGTCAGCATGATCTTCCAGGAGCCGATGCTGGCCTTCGACCCGGTGTACACGATCGGCCGCCAGATCGCCGAGACGGTCGTCCGCCACGAGGGCGTCTCATACCGCGACGCGGAGAAGCGCGCCCTGGAACTGCTGGAACTGGTCCAGATCCCGTCGGCCGCCCGCCGCCTCAGGGCCTACCCGCACGAGATGTCCGGCGGCATGCGCCAGCGGGCGATGATCGCCCTGGCCCTGTCGTGCCGGCCCGACCTGCTGCTGGCGGACGAGCCGACGACCGCGCTGGACGCCACCGTCCAGATGCAGGTCCTGGTCCTGCTGCGCCAGCTCCAGCGGGAGATGGGCATGGCGGTGATCTTCGTGACCCATGACATGGGCGTCGCCGCCGAGATCGCGGACGACGTCGCGGTCATGTATGCCGGCCGCTTCATCGAGGCCGGTCCCGTCGGGGACGTGATCGGCCGGCGCCTGCACCCCTACACCGAGGGGCTGCTCGCCTCGACCGTCCACGGCGCGTCCCGCGGCGAGCGCCTTCAGACGATCCCCGGCGCCCCGCCCAACCTCGCCCGCTTGCCTTCCGGCTGCAGCTTCGCGCCGCGCTGCCGATATGTCGATGGCCGGTGCCGCGAGACCGACATCCCGCTGTTCCGCCCGGCACCCGACCACACCGCCCGCTGCCTGAGAATCGACCGCGAGAGATCATGA
- a CDS encoding ABC transporter permease, protein MAETTLPGLVPDAPVTSRGYWSTVFRRLSGDWTTILCLVVLAVIILSAVFAPWIAPADPYKTSVIRRLKDIGTPGFPLGTDELGRDMLSRLIHGGRLSLLMGITPVINALVIGSLLGIVAGFVGGKVNMVIMRTVDVFYAFPSVLLAIAISGALGAGLVNSIVSLTIVFIPPITRVAESVTTSVRNLDFVEAARASGAGSFTIIRVHVLGNVLGPVFVFATGLISVSIILASGLSFLGLGVRPPEPEWGLMLNTLRQSIYVNPWVCALPGVMIFITSICFNLMSDGLRAAMDVKS, encoded by the coding sequence ATGGCCGAAACCACCCTGCCGGGTTTGGTCCCCGACGCTCCGGTCACGTCGCGCGGCTACTGGAGCACCGTCTTCCGCCGGCTGAGCGGCGACTGGACGACGATCCTCTGCCTCGTCGTCCTGGCCGTCATCATCCTGTCCGCCGTCTTCGCGCCCTGGATCGCGCCGGCCGATCCCTACAAGACCAGCGTGATCCGCCGGCTGAAGGATATCGGGACGCCGGGCTTCCCGCTCGGAACCGACGAGCTGGGCCGCGACATGCTGAGCCGGCTGATCCATGGCGGGCGGCTGTCGCTCCTGATGGGGATCACCCCCGTGATCAACGCCCTGGTGATCGGCAGCCTGCTCGGCATCGTGGCGGGCTTCGTCGGCGGCAAGGTCAACATGGTGATCATGCGGACGGTGGACGTGTTCTATGCCTTCCCCTCCGTCCTGCTCGCCATCGCGATTTCCGGGGCGCTGGGCGCCGGTCTGGTCAACAGCATCGTGTCGCTGACCATCGTCTTCATCCCGCCCATCACCCGCGTCGCCGAGAGCGTGACCACCAGCGTCCGCAACCTGGACTTCGTGGAGGCCGCGCGCGCCAGCGGCGCCGGCAGCTTCACCATCATCCGCGTCCATGTGCTGGGCAACGTGCTGGGGCCCGTCTTCGTCTTCGCCACCGGCCTGATCAGCGTGTCGATCATCCTGGCCTCCGGCCTCAGCTTCCTGGGGCTCGGCGTCCGGCCGCCCGAACCCGAGTGGGGCCTTATGCTGAACACGCTGCGTCAGTCGATCTACGTCAATCCCTGGGTCTGCGCCCTGCCCGGCGTCATGATCTTCATCACCTCGATCTGCTTCAACCTGATGAGCGACGGCCTGCGCGCCGCCATGGACGTGAAATCATGA
- a CDS encoding ABC transporter permease, giving the protein MISYLIRRLLYSVPIALGVSLMIFLLVHLAPGDPISAIAPADAPPEVVERLRADYGYDKPLPVQFALWLGRAVTGDLGNSVASGQPVAAEVMSAVGNTILLSLCAALVGFTLGAVLGFVAGYNQGRAMDKAATAIAVAGISVPHYWLGMVLVIVFSVQLNALPAVGMGPGGSTDWAWDWDHMRHLILPAITLAVIPIGIVMRTTRSAVAEVLNQEFVQALRAKGLSERHILGHVVRNVAPTVLAVMGLQLGYLLGGSILIETVFSWPGTGFLLNTAIFRRDIPMLQGTILVLALFFVFLNVVVDLIQTAVDPRIKRA; this is encoded by the coding sequence ATGATCTCCTACCTGATACGACGGCTGCTCTATTCCGTGCCGATCGCGCTCGGCGTGTCGCTGATGATCTTCCTGCTGGTCCATCTCGCCCCGGGCGACCCGATCAGCGCCATCGCCCCCGCCGACGCGCCGCCGGAGGTGGTCGAGCGGCTGCGCGCCGACTACGGCTACGACAAGCCGCTGCCGGTCCAGTTCGCGCTGTGGCTCGGCCGCGCCGTCACCGGAGACCTGGGCAACTCGGTCGCCTCCGGCCAGCCGGTCGCGGCGGAGGTCATGTCGGCCGTCGGCAACACGATCCTGCTCTCGCTCTGCGCGGCCCTCGTCGGGTTCACCCTGGGCGCCGTGCTGGGCTTCGTCGCCGGCTACAACCAGGGGCGGGCGATGGACAAGGCCGCGACCGCCATCGCGGTGGCCGGCATCAGCGTGCCCCACTACTGGCTCGGCATGGTGTTGGTGATCGTCTTCTCGGTCCAGCTGAACGCCCTGCCCGCGGTCGGCATGGGTCCAGGCGGCTCGACCGACTGGGCCTGGGACTGGGACCATATGCGGCACCTGATCCTGCCCGCGATCACCCTGGCGGTGATCCCGATCGGCATCGTGATGCGGACCACCCGCTCCGCCGTCGCGGAAGTCCTGAACCAGGAATTCGTCCAGGCGCTCCGCGCGAAGGGCCTGTCCGAACGGCACATCCTGGGCCATGTCGTCCGCAACGTCGCCCCCACCGTGCTGGCCGTCATGGGGCTGCAACTCGGGTACCTGCTCGGCGGGTCGATCCTGATCGAGACGGTGTTCTCCTGGCCCGGCACCGGCTTCCTGCTGAACACCGCGATCTTCCGCCGCGACATCCCGATGCTCCAGGGGACCATCCTGGTGCTGGCGCTCTTCTTCGTCTTCCTCAACGTCGTCGTGGACCTGATCCAGACGGCGGTCGATCCCCGCATCAAGAGGGCCTGA
- a CDS encoding amino acid ABC transporter ATP-binding protein: MTMELSEHAVAHHVGDRIIIRMEDVQKWYGDFQVLKNINLEVRTGERIVVCGPSGSGKSTMIRCINQLEHHQKGRITVDGMEIGASTRNIDAVRREVGMVFQSFNLFPHLTVLENCMLAPLKVRGVSKDEARRTGMRYLERVRIPEQADKYPGQLSGGQQQRVAIARALCMNPKIMLFDEPTSALDPEMVKEVLDTMIGLAEDGMTMICVTHEMGFARSVADRVIFMDRGEIVEMSEPEEFFGNPKSERTRNFLGQILTH; this comes from the coding sequence ATGACCATGGAGTTGAGCGAGCACGCGGTGGCGCACCATGTGGGCGACCGGATCATCATCCGCATGGAGGACGTCCAGAAATGGTACGGCGACTTCCAGGTGCTGAAGAACATCAACCTGGAAGTCCGCACCGGCGAACGGATCGTGGTGTGCGGGCCCTCGGGTTCCGGCAAATCGACCATGATCCGCTGCATCAACCAGCTCGAACATCACCAGAAGGGCAGGATCACCGTCGATGGGATGGAGATCGGCGCCAGCACCCGCAACATCGACGCGGTCCGCCGCGAGGTCGGCATGGTGTTCCAGAGCTTCAACCTGTTCCCTCACCTGACCGTGCTGGAAAACTGCATGCTGGCGCCGCTCAAGGTCCGCGGCGTCTCCAAGGATGAGGCCCGGCGGACCGGGATGCGCTACCTGGAGCGGGTGCGCATCCCGGAGCAGGCCGACAAGTACCCCGGCCAGCTCTCCGGCGGCCAGCAGCAGCGCGTCGCGATCGCCCGCGCCCTGTGCATGAACCCGAAGATCATGCTGTTCGACGAGCCGACTTCGGCCCTCGACCCGGAAATGGTCAAGGAGGTCCTGGACACCATGATCGGCCTGGCCGAAGACGGCATGACCATGATCTGCGTCACCCACGAGATGGGCTTCGCCCGGAGCGTCGCCGACCGGGTCATCTTCATGGACCGCGGCGAGATCGTCGAGATGTCCGAGCCGGAGGAGTTCTTCGGCAATCCGAAGTCGGAGCGTACGCGCAACTTCCTCGGCCAGATCCTGACCCACTGA
- a CDS encoding ABC transporter ATP-binding protein has product MTGAISAPGSAQPLLLVKDLKKYFPILGGVLNRKVATVQAVDEVSFEVARGETLGVVGESGCGKSTTARLLMRLIEPDAGDVIFDGEGVGEQHGISVRDMRRNMQMVFQDSYASLNPRLTIEESIAFGPKVHGLPAKAARERARALLAKVGLDPNLFVRRYPHELSGGQRQRVNIARALALEPRLVIFDEAVSALDKSVEAQVLNLLNDLKREMNLTYIFISHDLNVVQYISDRVLVMYLGKVVETGTVESIYGDPRHPYTRALLSSMPSMDPARRTTAPALTGDPPNPINPPSGCRFRTRCAFAEDVCARTEPRLEIIRPAERHAAACHMEIAGSGHTRAAPQPIGAVA; this is encoded by the coding sequence ATGACCGGCGCGATCTCCGCCCCCGGCAGCGCCCAGCCGCTCCTCCTGGTCAAGGACCTGAAGAAGTATTTCCCGATCCTGGGCGGCGTGCTCAACCGCAAGGTCGCCACCGTGCAGGCGGTGGACGAGGTCTCGTTCGAGGTCGCCCGCGGGGAAACCCTGGGCGTCGTCGGCGAAAGCGGCTGCGGCAAGTCCACCACCGCCCGCCTGCTGATGCGCCTGATCGAGCCCGACGCGGGCGACGTCATCTTCGACGGCGAGGGCGTCGGCGAGCAGCATGGCATCTCCGTCCGGGACATGCGGCGGAACATGCAGATGGTCTTCCAGGACAGCTACGCCAGCCTGAACCCGCGGCTCACCATCGAGGAGTCGATCGCCTTCGGCCCCAAGGTCCACGGACTTCCAGCCAAGGCGGCGCGGGAGCGCGCCCGCGCCCTGCTCGCCAAGGTCGGGCTGGATCCCAACCTGTTCGTCCGCCGCTATCCGCACGAGCTGTCGGGCGGACAGCGCCAGCGCGTCAACATCGCCCGCGCCCTGGCGCTGGAACCCCGCCTGGTCATCTTCGACGAGGCCGTCTCCGCCCTGGACAAGTCGGTCGAGGCGCAGGTGCTGAACCTGCTGAACGATCTGAAGCGCGAGATGAACCTGACCTACATCTTCATCTCCCACGACCTGAACGTGGTCCAGTACATCAGCGACCGGGTCCTGGTCATGTACCTCGGCAAGGTGGTCGAGACCGGCACGGTGGAATCCATCTACGGCGATCCGCGCCACCCCTACACCCGCGCCCTGCTCTCCTCCATGCCCAGCATGGACCCGGCCCGGCGGACGACCGCGCCGGCCCTGACCGGCGACCCGCCCAATCCGATCAACCCGCCGTCCGGCTGCCGCTTCCGCACTCGCTGCGCCTTCGCGGAGGATGTCTGCGCCCGGACGGAGCCCCGCCTGGAGATCATCCGTCCCGCCGAACGCCATGCCGCCGCCTGCCACATGGAAATCGCGGGTTCCGGCCATACCAGGGCCGCCCCCCAGCCGATCGGAGCAGTAGCATGA
- a CDS encoding acyl-CoA dehydrogenase family protein — protein sequence MPIEIPSRDDHSDLRDAVRALCADFDGAYWRRIDEERGYPEEFVTALTRAGWLAALIPEDYGGSGLGLTEASIVMEEINRSGGNSGACHGQMYNMSTLLRAGSEEQRRKYLPGIASGELRLQSMAVTEPTTGSDTTKLKTTAVRKGDRYVVNGQKVWTSRLQHSDLMILLARTTPLDQVAKKSEGLSVFVVDLASAVGNGMTVHPIRNMVNHETNSVFFDDLEIPVENRIGEEGRGFRYILEGLNAERALIAAECIGDGRWFVEKASAYAGERVVFDQPIGRNQGIQFPIARAHVDVEAASLMRFTACRLHDAGQPCGAEANMAKLLAADASWAAANACLQTFGGFGFAAEYDVERKFRETRLYQVAPISTNLILAYVGEHVLGMPRSY from the coding sequence ATGCCGATCGAGATACCGAGCCGTGACGACCATTCCGACCTGAGGGACGCCGTGCGAGCCCTGTGCGCCGACTTCGATGGCGCCTACTGGCGGCGGATCGACGAGGAGCGGGGCTATCCGGAGGAGTTCGTCACCGCCCTGACGCGGGCTGGATGGCTGGCGGCGCTGATCCCCGAGGACTATGGCGGCTCGGGCCTCGGGCTGACGGAGGCGTCCATCGTCATGGAGGAGATCAACCGGTCCGGCGGCAATTCCGGCGCCTGCCACGGGCAGATGTACAACATGTCCACGCTGCTGCGGGCCGGCAGCGAGGAACAGAGGCGCAAATACCTGCCGGGCATCGCCTCGGGGGAGCTTCGCCTGCAGTCCATGGCCGTCACGGAGCCGACCACGGGATCGGACACGACGAAGCTCAAGACGACGGCGGTCCGGAAAGGCGACCGCTACGTCGTCAACGGACAAAAGGTGTGGACGTCGAGGCTCCAGCATTCGGACCTGATGATCCTGCTGGCCCGGACGACGCCGCTGGACCAGGTGGCGAAGAAATCGGAGGGACTGTCGGTCTTCGTCGTTGACCTGGCCTCGGCGGTCGGCAACGGAATGACCGTGCATCCCATCCGCAACATGGTGAACCACGAGACCAACTCGGTCTTCTTCGACGACCTGGAGATCCCGGTCGAGAACCGCATCGGCGAGGAGGGCCGGGGCTTCCGCTACATCCTGGAGGGACTGAACGCCGAGCGCGCGCTGATCGCGGCGGAGTGCATCGGCGACGGCCGCTGGTTCGTCGAGAAGGCCTCCGCCTATGCGGGGGAGCGGGTCGTGTTCGACCAGCCGATCGGGCGGAACCAGGGCATCCAGTTCCCGATCGCCCGCGCCCACGTGGACGTGGAGGCGGCGAGCCTGATGCGCTTCACGGCCTGCCGCCTGCACGACGCCGGCCAGCCCTGCGGCGCAGAGGCGAACATGGCCAAGCTGCTGGCGGCCGACGCCTCTTGGGCGGCGGCCAACGCCTGCCTCCAGACCTTCGGCGGGTTCGGCTTCGCGGCGGAATACGATGTCGAACGCAAGTTCCGGGAGACGCGCCTGTACCAGGTGGCGCCGATCTCGACCAACCTGATCCTGGCCTATGTCGGCGAGCACGTGCTGGGCATGCCGCGGTCGTACTGA
- a CDS encoding transporter substrate-binding domain-containing protein produces the protein MHAIARHFRRAVAAGLLAATAAGFAALPAASQTVDEIKSKGKLTVGMLVDFPPYGITNAENQPDGYDADVARLMGKHMGVEVDLVPVTGPNRIPFLLTNKVDLLVASFGITEERAKQVRFSDPYASIDVVLLAPADTEISKPEDLKGYRIAVTRASTQDLAVTSSAPKGTKIMRFDDDATAMQALLSRQVDGLGVSTLVAQEINKLDPSAGYEPKFTLRRQFQGIAMRQDQSDLTAWVNGFLTDAKGNGELNAIHRKWLGTDLPDLTMPKS, from the coding sequence GTCGCCGCCGGCCTGCTGGCCGCCACCGCCGCCGGCTTCGCCGCCCTGCCCGCCGCCTCCCAGACCGTCGACGAGATCAAGTCAAAGGGAAAGCTGACCGTCGGCATGCTGGTGGACTTCCCGCCCTACGGCATCACCAACGCCGAGAACCAGCCCGACGGCTACGACGCCGACGTCGCGCGGCTGATGGGCAAGCACATGGGCGTCGAGGTCGACCTGGTCCCGGTGACCGGCCCCAACCGCATCCCGTTCCTGCTGACCAACAAGGTCGACCTTCTGGTCGCCTCGTTCGGCATCACCGAGGAACGCGCCAAGCAGGTCCGGTTCTCCGACCCCTACGCCAGCATCGACGTGGTCCTGCTGGCCCCCGCGGATACCGAGATCTCCAAGCCGGAAGACCTGAAGGGCTATCGGATCGCGGTCACCCGCGCCAGCACCCAGGACCTCGCGGTGACCTCCTCCGCGCCGAAGGGCACCAAGATCATGCGCTTCGACGACGACGCGACCGCGATGCAGGCGCTGCTGTCCCGGCAGGTCGACGGGCTCGGCGTCAGCACCCTGGTCGCGCAGGAGATCAACAAGCTTGACCCGTCGGCCGGCTACGAGCCGAAATTCACCCTGCGCCGCCAGTTCCAGGGCATCGCGATGCGCCAGGACCAGTCCGACCTGACCGCCTGGGTCAACGGGTTCCTGACCGATGCCAAGGGCAACGGCGAGTTGAACGCGATCCACCGGAAGTGGCTCGGCACCGATCTGCCCGACCTGACCATGCCGAAGTCCTGA